A DNA window from Candidatus Syntrophosphaera sp. contains the following coding sequences:
- a CDS encoding M20/M25/M40 family metallo-hydrolase — translation MKTFTALMTLLLAVAGLCASQIAGIPVSEIQSAFRADNLNGSMRLMADQGYGILHYDDQFAIAVTPAVPYQGLERAQFLSAFPTRENLYLVGKLPQSDNNMPREAGRVLLDLGASLLLESGMSDVELRGLIRNPFTLLSLEPIRFPEIVPAPNLSEAARTDINAILSLVNVNAVQTRIQALQDFQTRYARASNRLQVAEWIRQQFLAFGVTDAQLQTFTWDNTQQYNVVATIPGTVYPDQYIIVGGHHDSVSSNSDPYTFAPGADDNASGAVAALEMARVMMASGYQPRTSIRFVTFAAEEFGLWGSKHYAQDALVSNQNIRLMMNHDMIANNNAQPSNWQVRLMPYDGSMNHSAYASQITEQFTTLTTFYGNMNSGSSDSYPFWQRGYNVIYFFEADFSSVYHSDQDIVANLDPAYCTEVIKASVACAVTFAEMPAAPFNLQTHDCGNGTSIQLTWEGYNDPSIAYYNVYYGTSMANWGDPQTTTGTSITISGLNQGQLYYFGVSAVDTFSNESYLIYATGVPLSVPLEPQNFADQPVFQGIELNWDPNGELDLAGYKLYRSQTDGVLGDQIGGTITAPGYLDTDVTGSANYYYYSLCAVDTDDNASPFAQVVRSRPITLDQGILIVDETENLGGTNPLQPNDVQVDDFYNEITQHFDSSMLDLNELPGNLKLADIGVYSSILWHGNDFANMDPPYVVRDVLQSYIEAGGNVFFTLYMPSMAFELNAGYPMAFAPQTYIYSVIGIAEADYQSSARFRYADPVHDQFPLVQIDPLKTSPSLNGHIIRVESIGPNPDCATVYNYGSDYLDSEPMGAMNNMPIGVLNLNNNGKVLTVSFPLYNLYEDQARALVDYVFTEYFNESFSSADDPSAWNITPISVSANHPNPFSGKTSFRVELKNNALPLEVGIYNLRGQLVKTVFSGNSPKSRVLEWDGLDNGGSSVASGIYYIRATQGGKSVQQRIALIR, via the coding sequence ATGAAGACATTCACAGCGTTGATGACATTATTGCTGGCCGTGGCAGGCCTGTGCGCCAGCCAAATCGCCGGGATCCCTGTAAGCGAGATACAATCAGCTTTTAGGGCCGATAACCTGAATGGCTCGATGCGGCTCATGGCCGATCAGGGCTATGGAATTTTGCATTACGACGATCAGTTCGCTATCGCCGTCACCCCCGCCGTGCCATATCAAGGCTTGGAGCGGGCGCAATTCCTGTCCGCATTCCCGACCAGGGAAAACCTCTATCTTGTGGGCAAACTGCCTCAAAGCGACAACAACATGCCTCGCGAGGCCGGCAGGGTGCTCCTGGACCTGGGCGCTTCGCTGCTCCTGGAAAGCGGCATGAGCGACGTGGAATTGCGTGGCCTGATCAGAAATCCCTTCACTCTCCTGAGCCTGGAGCCGATCCGCTTTCCGGAAATCGTCCCTGCGCCAAATCTTTCAGAGGCAGCGAGGACCGATATCAATGCCATTCTGTCCCTGGTGAACGTGAACGCTGTGCAGACCAGGATCCAAGCCCTGCAAGACTTCCAAACCCGCTACGCCCGGGCCAGCAACCGCCTCCAGGTGGCCGAATGGATCCGCCAGCAGTTCCTGGCTTTCGGGGTCACGGACGCCCAGCTGCAGACCTTCACCTGGGACAACACCCAGCAATACAACGTGGTTGCCACCATCCCAGGCACCGTCTATCCAGACCAGTACATCATCGTGGGCGGTCATCACGACTCGGTTTCCAGCAACAGCGATCCTTACACCTTTGCCCCCGGGGCGGATGACAATGCCAGCGGAGCGGTCGCGGCCCTGGAAATGGCGCGGGTGATGATGGCCAGCGGCTACCAGCCCCGGACCTCGATCCGTTTCGTGACCTTCGCCGCCGAAGAATTCGGGCTCTGGGGTTCCAAACACTACGCCCAGGACGCCCTGGTATCAAACCAGAACATCCGCCTGATGATGAACCACGACATGATCGCCAACAACAACGCCCAGCCATCCAACTGGCAGGTGCGCCTGATGCCCTATGACGGCTCCATGAACCACAGCGCTTACGCCTCCCAGATCACAGAACAATTCACCACCCTGACCACGTTCTATGGAAACATGAACAGCGGCAGCAGCGACAGCTATCCTTTCTGGCAAAGGGGCTACAACGTGATCTACTTCTTCGAGGCGGATTTCTCGTCAGTTTACCACTCCGATCAGGACATCGTGGCCAACCTCGATCCGGCCTATTGCACGGAGGTGATCAAGGCTTCGGTGGCCTGCGCCGTGACCTTTGCCGAAATGCCCGCGGCGCCATTTAACCTGCAAACCCACGATTGCGGAAACGGAACTTCGATCCAGCTTACCTGGGAGGGCTACAACGACCCCTCGATCGCCTATTACAATGTCTATTACGGCACTTCCATGGCCAACTGGGGCGATCCGCAAACGACGACCGGCACCTCGATCACCATCAGCGGCCTGAACCAAGGCCAGCTCTACTACTTCGGCGTGAGCGCGGTGGACACTTTCAGCAACGAAAGCTATCTCATCTACGCCACCGGAGTGCCCCTCTCCGTGCCCCTCGAACCCCAGAATTTCGCCGATCAGCCCGTGTTCCAGGGCATCGAGCTGAATTGGGACCCCAACGGCGAACTGGATTTGGCTGGTTACAAACTCTATCGCTCCCAAACTGATGGAGTTTTGGGAGATCAGATCGGCGGGACCATCACCGCCCCGGGCTATCTGGACACCGATGTGACCGGCAGCGCAAACTATTACTACTACAGCCTTTGCGCCGTGGACACGGATGATAACGCCAGCCCCTTTGCCCAAGTGGTCAGAAGCCGGCCAATCACCCTCGACCAGGGCATCCTGATCGTGGACGAGACCGAAAACCTGGGCGGGACCAATCCTCTGCAGCCCAATGACGTGCAGGTGGATGATTTCTACAACGAGATCACCCAGCATTTCGACTCAAGCATGCTTGACCTGAATGAGCTGCCCGGCAACCTCAAACTGGCCGACATCGGAGTCTATTCCTCGATCCTCTGGCACGGCAACGATTTTGCGAACATGGACCCGCCCTACGTGGTCCGGGACGTCCTGCAAAGCTATATCGAAGCAGGCGGGAACGTCTTTTTCACTCTCTACATGCCCAGCATGGCCTTCGAACTCAATGCCGGCTATCCGATGGCCTTTGCCCCCCAGACCTACATCTACAGCGTGATCGGCATCGCCGAGGCCGATTACCAAAGCTCGGCCCGCTTCCGCTATGCCGATCCCGTCCACGACCAGTTTCCCCTGGTGCAGATCGACCCGCTGAAAACCAGCCCCAGCCTGAACGGGCACATCATCCGCGTGGAAAGCATCGGCCCGAACCCGGACTGCGCCACGGTCTACAACTATGGCTCGGACTATCTGGATTCCGAACCCATGGGCGCAATGAACAACATGCCCATCGGGGTCTTGAACCTGAACAACAATGGAAAAGTGCTGACGGTGAGTTTCCCGCTCTACAATCTTTATGAGGACCAGGCCAGGGCTTTGGTGGATTACGTCTTCACCGAATATTTCAATGAAAGCTTCTCCTCCGCGGACGATCCCAGCGCCTGGAATATCACTCCGATCAGCGTTTCGGCCAATCATCCCAATCCCTTCAGTGGAAAAACCAGCTTCCGGGTCGAGCTCAAAAACAACGCCCTGCCCCTCGAGGTGGGGATCTACAACCTGCGCGGCCAGCTGGTGAAAACCGTGTTCAGCGGAAACAGCCCCAAATCGCGGGTCCTGGAATGGGATGGTTTGGATAACGGCGGAAGCTCCGTCGCCAGCGGGATCTATTACATCCGCGCCACCCAGGGCGGTAAATCCGTCCAACAGCGGATTGCCCTGATCAGATAA
- the argF gene encoding ornithine carbamoyltransferase codes for MSFNLKNRHFLTLMDFTPQEIKFLLDLSLDLKKAKYAGTEQQRLQGKNIALIFEKDSTRTRCAFEVAALDQGAHVTYLGPTGSQMGKKESIADTARVLGRMYDGIEYRGFGQEIVEELAKYAGVPVWNGLTTEDHPTQVLADFLTAMEHLNKPLHEMVFVYVGDGRNNVANALMIGAAKTGMDFRIVSPKELFPDAKLLKKCKAVVKEVGASITITDDIAEGVKNADVIYTDVWVSMGEPDSVWASRIKLLKPYQVNSAMMKKTGKKHTLFMHCLPAFHDLKTAIGRQIFEKFKLSAMEVTDEVFESPNSVVFDEAENRMHTIKAVMVATLGS; via the coding sequence ATGTCGTTTAATCTCAAGAACCGCCATTTCCTCACCCTGATGGACTTCACGCCCCAGGAGATTAAGTTCCTGCTGGACCTTTCCCTGGACCTCAAGAAAGCCAAATACGCCGGCACGGAACAGCAGCGCCTCCAAGGCAAGAACATCGCCCTCATCTTTGAAAAGGACAGCACCCGCACCCGCTGCGCCTTTGAAGTGGCCGCTCTGGACCAGGGCGCGCACGTCACCTATCTTGGCCCAACGGGCAGCCAGATGGGCAAGAAGGAATCGATCGCCGACACCGCCAGGGTTTTGGGCCGCATGTACGACGGCATCGAATACCGCGGCTTTGGCCAGGAGATAGTCGAAGAGCTGGCCAAATACGCAGGAGTGCCCGTCTGGAACGGCCTCACCACCGAAGACCACCCCACCCAGGTTTTGGCCGATTTCCTCACCGCGATGGAGCATTTGAACAAGCCTCTGCATGAAATGGTCTTCGTTTATGTGGGAGACGGACGCAACAACGTCGCCAACGCCCTCATGATCGGCGCCGCCAAGACCGGCATGGATTTTCGCATCGTGAGCCCCAAGGAGCTGTTCCCGGATGCCAAACTGCTGAAGAAATGCAAGGCCGTGGTCAAAGAGGTCGGCGCCAGCATCACCATCACCGACGACATCGCCGAAGGCGTGAAAAACGCCGATGTGATCTACACCGACGTTTGGGTCTCCATGGGCGAACCGGACAGCGTTTGGGCCAGCCGCATCAAGCTGCTCAAGCCTTATCAGGTGAACTCCGCCATGATGAAGAAGACCGGCAAGAAACACACCCTCTTCATGCACTGCCTGCCTGCCTTCCATGACCTCAAGACGGCCATCGGCAGGCAGATCTTTGAGAAATTCAAGCTCAGCGCCATGGAAGTGACCGACGAGGTCTTCGAATCCCCCAATTCCGTGGTCTTCGACGAGGCCGAAAACCGCATGCACACGATCAAAGCGGTGATGGTGGCCACCCTGGGGAGCTGA
- a CDS encoding PDZ domain-containing protein, whose amino-acid sequence MKRTALTIIALTVLLTLAFAQNWTEEDSDIRIITRTMTAPASEVYFGIFVDDLSDAKAEEIGYEYPYGILISSVVENSPAWENGMRKGDIIMEVEGQEVTDRGEFDRIRGYLKPGDTVWVRTWSKGTVRDFEMTMQPRPEITVTRGSGPKKLSPGYGGGSWLPYWTMLNVDDPNYIIASLGFEADAVTENGVFMQGGGGKFHVGKGIFIGGLGAAYEYKEDKADSRQSLRYNATFAGVTFDKRVPFSKNFIGSLGLMIGGGGHEVYYSYTNTVIDWDNLIEVNSNSYRINKEYFVLQPRAELMYRLLSWFALRAEVGYLYGIPTYNGWYLTDNNNHNYKITGSPKTAFQGLTISVGPWFGF is encoded by the coding sequence ATGAAAAGAACAGCTTTGACCATAATTGCACTTACGGTGCTGTTGACACTAGCGTTCGCGCAAAACTGGACGGAAGAGGATTCCGATATCAGGATCATAACCCGGACCATGACTGCTCCAGCGAGCGAAGTCTACTTCGGCATTTTCGTGGATGATCTCAGCGACGCCAAGGCAGAAGAGATCGGCTACGAATATCCCTACGGCATCCTGATCTCCAGCGTGGTGGAGAATTCCCCCGCCTGGGAAAACGGGATGCGCAAGGGAGACATCATCATGGAAGTCGAAGGCCAGGAAGTCACGGATAGAGGAGAGTTTGACCGGATCCGCGGCTATCTCAAGCCCGGCGACACTGTCTGGGTGCGGACCTGGAGCAAGGGCACGGTCCGGGATTTCGAAATGACCATGCAGCCCCGGCCGGAGATAACCGTGACCAGGGGCAGCGGCCCGAAGAAGCTGTCACCCGGCTACGGCGGCGGTTCCTGGCTTCCTTATTGGACCATGCTGAACGTGGACGATCCCAATTACATCATCGCCAGCCTGGGCTTTGAAGCAGACGCCGTGACCGAAAATGGCGTATTCATGCAGGGCGGCGGAGGCAAGTTCCATGTCGGCAAAGGCATCTTCATCGGCGGCTTGGGTGCCGCCTATGAATACAAGGAAGACAAGGCCGATTCCCGACAAAGCCTGCGCTACAATGCCACTTTCGCGGGCGTGACCTTCGACAAGCGCGTCCCCTTCAGCAAAAACTTCATCGGCTCCCTGGGACTGATGATCGGCGGCGGCGGACACGAGGTCTATTACTCATATACCAATACCGTAATCGATTGGGACAACCTGATTGAGGTAAACAGCAACAGCTACCGCATCAACAAGGAATATTTCGTCCTCCAGCCACGCGCGGAACTGATGTACCGACTGCTGAGCTGGTTCGCCCTGCGCGCCGAAGTCGGCTACCTTTACGGGATCCCCACCTACAACGGCTGGTATCTGACCGACAACAACAACCACAACTACAAGATCACTGGTTCCCCCAAAACAGCCTTCCAGGGCCTCACCATCAGCGTCGGACCCTGGTTCGGCTTCTGA